One segment of Comamonas thiooxydans DNA contains the following:
- a CDS encoding alpha/beta hydrolase: MVDRKAEAQFSSSQQLDQAVRAMWAQQWLSVSPESQWQAWLDWAGNLAISPGKRLDLARLALEEWARLCYGGPQTQEAERLFQAPEWKQWPFNVISAGFAAQQRWWQAASQGVPGVERHHERLVGFWGRQWLDMLSPANFFATNPIVLERTVKEGGANLVRGFQYLMEDVHAQLANTPPAGCEGFQVGRDVAVTAGKVVLRNQLMELIQYAPTTDKVHPEPVLIMPAWIMKYYILDLSPHNSLIRYLVDQGHTVFCVSWKNPDAGDRDLGMDDYVELGWRAALDAVTAIVPGQKVHAAGYCLGGTLLAIVAAAMARDGDERLASMTLLAAQTDFTEPGELALFIDEAQVSLLEAQMAQQGYLRADQMAGAFLMLRSHDLLWSRMVSQYLLGERAPMSDLMAWNADATRMPARMHSQYLRRLFLDNDLSESRYPVDGKPVSLLNLQVPIFCVGTLTDHVAPWQSVFKLHHHTAAEITFVLTSGGHNAGIVSEPGHPRRRYQLLTRPVGAQDIVAQQWQQEAEQRQGSWWPAWDEWLKNRSGTPIAPPRMGGTSGGLLHDAPGQYVLGH, encoded by the coding sequence ATGGTTGACCGCAAGGCCGAAGCTCAGTTCAGTTCCAGCCAGCAGCTTGATCAAGCTGTGCGTGCGATGTGGGCGCAGCAGTGGCTGTCGGTTTCCCCCGAGTCCCAATGGCAGGCCTGGCTGGATTGGGCTGGCAATCTTGCCATCAGCCCGGGAAAGCGTCTGGATCTGGCAAGGCTGGCGCTGGAGGAATGGGCCAGGCTTTGTTATGGCGGCCCACAGACGCAGGAGGCGGAGCGTCTCTTTCAGGCTCCTGAATGGAAGCAATGGCCGTTCAATGTCATCAGTGCGGGCTTTGCCGCTCAGCAACGCTGGTGGCAGGCTGCCAGCCAAGGCGTTCCGGGTGTTGAAAGACACCACGAGCGTCTGGTTGGGTTCTGGGGAAGGCAGTGGCTGGATATGCTTTCGCCCGCGAACTTTTTTGCCACCAACCCGATAGTTCTGGAGCGCACCGTCAAAGAGGGCGGGGCGAATCTGGTGCGTGGCTTCCAGTACCTGATGGAAGATGTGCATGCGCAGCTCGCAAACACGCCGCCTGCGGGTTGCGAGGGGTTTCAGGTGGGGCGCGATGTGGCCGTCACCGCTGGCAAGGTGGTGCTGCGCAACCAGCTGATGGAACTGATCCAGTACGCGCCGACCACCGACAAGGTCCATCCCGAGCCGGTATTGATCATGCCGGCCTGGATCATGAAGTACTACATCCTGGATCTCTCGCCACACAATTCGCTGATCAGGTATCTGGTCGATCAGGGACATACGGTGTTCTGCGTCTCCTGGAAGAACCCCGATGCCGGAGATCGAGATCTGGGCATGGACGACTATGTCGAGCTGGGCTGGCGTGCTGCGCTGGATGCCGTCACGGCCATCGTTCCGGGGCAGAAGGTGCATGCCGCTGGCTATTGTCTGGGCGGCACGCTGCTCGCCATCGTGGCCGCTGCCATGGCGCGCGATGGAGACGAGCGTCTGGCATCGATGACCTTGCTGGCCGCGCAGACCGATTTCACCGAACCTGGCGAGCTGGCGCTGTTCATCGACGAAGCGCAGGTCAGCCTGCTTGAGGCCCAGATGGCCCAGCAAGGCTATCTGCGCGCCGATCAGATGGCGGGCGCATTCTTGATGCTGCGCTCCCATGATCTGCTGTGGTCGCGCATGGTCAGTCAATACCTGCTGGGCGAGCGGGCGCCGATGAGCGATCTCATGGCCTGGAATGCCGACGCAACGCGCATGCCTGCCAGGATGCACTCGCAATACCTGCGCCGTCTGTTTCTGGATAACGATCTCAGTGAAAGCCGCTATCCGGTCGATGGCAAGCCGGTCTCGCTCCTCAATCTGCAAGTGCCCATCTTCTGTGTGGGAACGCTCACCGATCATGTAGCGCCTTGGCAATCGGTATTCAAACTGCATCACCACACTGCGGCTGAAATCACCTTTGTGCTGACGAGTGGCGGCCACAACGCCGGCATTGTCAGCGAGCCAGGTCATCCGCGACGCCGTTATCAGTTGCTTACTCGGCCTGTCGGCGCCCAGGACATTGTCGCCCAGCAGTGGCAGCAAGAGGCCGAGCAGCGCCAGGGCTCCTGGTGGCCGGCATGGGACGAGTGGCTCAAAAACAGATCCGGCACACCGATAGCTCCGCCGCGTATGGGCGGTACGAGCGGCGGGCTCTTGCATGACGCTCCGGGCCAGTACGTGCTCGGGCATTGA
- a CDS encoding type B 50S ribosomal protein L31 has translation MKEGIHPNYREVLFVDMSNGFKFVTRSCVSTKETENFEGKEYPLFKLDTTSESHPFYTGTQKSVDNMGGRVEKFRNRFGKK, from the coding sequence ATGAAAGAAGGCATTCACCCCAATTACCGCGAAGTTCTGTTCGTTGACATGTCCAACGGCTTCAAGTTCGTGACTCGTTCTTGCGTTTCCACCAAGGAAACCGAAAACTTCGAAGGTAAAGAGTACCCTCTGTTCAAGCTGGATACCACTTCTGAATCGCACCCCTTCTACACTGGCACACAAAAGTCGGTGGACAACATGGGTGGCCGCGTGGAGAAGTTCCGCAACCGCTTCGGCAAGAAGTAA